The Corynebacterium pseudopelargi genome contains a region encoding:
- a CDS encoding bifunctional 3,4-dihydroxy-2-butanone-4-phosphate synthase/GTP cyclohydrolase II: MTQAEHDSIQLDSVEDAIKAIAKGEAVVVVDNVDRENEGDLIFAAECATPELVSFMVRYSSGYICAALEGDDLDRLALPPMVRRNEDQRGTAYAITVDAANGSTGISATHRAETLRLLANASAQPEDFTRPGHVVPLRARSAGVLVRDGHTEASVDLARLAGLQPVGVLCELVSEEDPTDMARSPELRAFADRHGLKMISIEQLIAWRKAHDPAAQSVPIEQEDAGFQRVVHTTLPTDYGTFECFGYRDESEETDHVALVMGDVAGADQVLVRVHSECLTGDVFASRRCDCGDQLHAALEQIAAEGKGVVLYLRGHEGRGIGLLAKLRAYKLQDEGADTVDANLALGLPADARDYRVAALMLQDLGVESIRLLSNNPQKQDSLAAYGVVTDAVLPLKVRVHEDNRHYLETKRDRMGHRLPWLSGSQSDES, translated from the coding sequence GTGACCCAAGCCGAACACGATTCCATCCAACTCGACTCGGTAGAAGACGCCATCAAGGCAATTGCCAAAGGCGAAGCCGTTGTGGTGGTAGACAATGTCGACCGCGAAAATGAAGGCGACTTAATCTTCGCCGCAGAATGCGCCACCCCGGAGCTGGTGAGCTTTATGGTGCGTTACTCTTCCGGCTATATCTGCGCGGCGCTTGAAGGTGATGATCTCGACCGCCTGGCATTGCCGCCGATGGTGCGACGCAACGAGGATCAACGCGGCACTGCCTATGCCATCACGGTGGACGCAGCCAATGGTTCTACGGGTATTTCGGCAACCCACCGCGCGGAGACGCTGCGCCTGCTTGCCAATGCTTCAGCCCAACCGGAGGATTTCACCCGTCCTGGCCATGTGGTGCCACTGCGTGCCCGCTCAGCCGGGGTGCTTGTGCGCGATGGGCATACCGAAGCCTCAGTTGATTTAGCGCGTTTGGCAGGCTTGCAGCCAGTGGGCGTGTTGTGCGAGCTGGTGAGCGAGGAAGATCCCACCGATATGGCCCGCTCGCCGGAGCTGCGTGCTTTTGCTGATCGCCACGGGTTGAAGATGATCTCCATCGAGCAGCTCATTGCTTGGCGCAAGGCCCACGATCCTGCAGCGCAGTCAGTTCCGATCGAGCAAGAAGATGCAGGTTTTCAACGGGTGGTACACACCACCTTGCCCACTGATTACGGCACCTTCGAGTGCTTCGGCTACCGCGATGAGTCCGAGGAAACCGACCATGTTGCCTTGGTTATGGGCGATGTTGCTGGCGCAGATCAGGTGCTGGTGCGTGTGCACTCGGAATGCCTGACTGGCGATGTGTTTGCCTCAAGGCGTTGTGATTGCGGCGATCAGCTTCACGCTGCACTTGAGCAGATTGCAGCAGAAGGTAAAGGGGTGGTGCTGTACTTGCGTGGCCATGAAGGCCGCGGCATTGGGCTTTTGGCAAAGCTTCGTGCCTATAAGCTCCAAGACGAAGGCGCAGATACCGTCGATGCCAATTTGGCTCTGGGGCTTCCTGCGGATGCGCGAGATTATCGGGTAGCGGCGTTGATGCTGCAGGATTTGGGTGTAGAAAGCATTCGCCTGTTAAGCAATAACCCTCAAAAGCAAGATAGCCTCGCGGCCTATGGGGTGGTCACTGATGCAGTGCTGCCTCTGAAAGTGCGGGTGCATGAGGATAATCGCCACTATTTAGAAACCAAGCGCGACCGGATGGGGCATCGCTTGCCTTGGTTGTCCGGTTCACAATCCGACGAGAGCTAG
- the ribH gene encoding 6,7-dimethyl-8-ribityllumazine synthase, which translates to MAVAGLPQLDQIQTPGYTVGIVTAMWNQEICDQLHARAKATAKQAGAKVIEVRVPGALELPVVAQKLARTCDAVVALGCVIRGGTPHFDYVCDSVTQGLTRVALDAETPVGNGVLTCNEQQQAVDRAGFEDSQEDKGAEATLAALYSAKALNALPG; encoded by the coding sequence ATGGCAGTAGCAGGATTACCGCAGCTAGATCAGATCCAAACTCCCGGTTATACGGTGGGCATTGTCACCGCGATGTGGAATCAGGAAATCTGCGATCAGCTCCACGCTCGCGCCAAAGCGACAGCAAAACAGGCTGGTGCGAAGGTAATTGAGGTGCGCGTGCCCGGTGCACTTGAGCTTCCGGTGGTAGCCCAAAAGCTTGCCCGCACCTGTGATGCGGTGGTGGCGTTAGGCTGCGTTATTCGCGGTGGTACACCGCACTTTGACTATGTGTGCGATTCGGTAACCCAAGGCCTTACCCGTGTAGCCCTCGACGCCGAAACCCCAGTGGGCAATGGTGTGCTGACTTGTAATGAGCAGCAGCAGGCCGTTGATCGTGCCGGTTTTGAGGATTCTCAAGAAGACAAAGGTGCTGAGGCCACACTCGCAGCACTGTATAGCGCCAAGGCGCTCAACGCCCTGCCGGGCTAA
- a CDS encoding PH domain-containing protein, with product MSDVENLSNRRLSDEELQRYVAADAALTSNKPWTLTIVSRKMRLWAIIAATVIVLLHVFLAIVVAIGDTGTTVTVIDQWGYFLVGVLLAAIVFIALWRPRVQANEDGVEVRNFLGTKFYPWVVIYGLNFPEGAKMARLELPDFEYVALWALQASDGAQAVADVQAFRALEARYMPED from the coding sequence ATGAGTGACGTGGAAAATTTGAGCAATCGCCGTCTCAGTGACGAGGAGTTACAGCGTTATGTTGCAGCCGATGCTGCACTGACCAGTAATAAGCCTTGGACTTTGACGATTGTGTCTCGCAAGATGCGACTCTGGGCAATCATCGCCGCGACGGTGATTGTGTTGCTGCACGTATTTCTTGCAATAGTCGTTGCCATTGGCGACACCGGTACCACCGTAACCGTGATCGATCAGTGGGGATACTTCCTCGTTGGCGTGCTGCTTGCCGCCATCGTCTTTATCGCGCTGTGGCGCCCGCGGGTGCAAGCAAATGAGGACGGGGTAGAGGTGCGCAACTTCTTGGGCACCAAGTTTTATCCGTGGGTGGTGATCTACGGGCTGAACTTCCCCGAGGGTGCCAAGATGGCGCGCCTTGAATTGCCCGACTTTGAGTACGTAGCACTGTGGGCGTTGCAGGCCTCCGATGGAGCCCAGGCCGTGGCCGATGTCCAAGCCTTCCGCGCACTCGAAGCTCGTTATATGCCTGAAGATTAG